A single genomic interval of Malania oleifera isolate guangnan ecotype guangnan chromosome 11, ASM2987363v1, whole genome shotgun sequence harbors:
- the LOC131168231 gene encoding uncharacterized membrane protein At3g27390 isoform X1 → MEPPVGVLATLWNFLFFLPFFIGLLLLGIIKGIVFCPLICLIMSIGNTAIIVGLWPAHSIWTYYCIVRAKQLGPILKLVLCICVTVLLILWPLVGIVGSIIGGAAYGLFAPIFATFEAVGEGKTNEFFHCIYDGTWTTVQGTCTVIRDFMDVCFHSYFSLMDDLRRQVPPDGKRYEIRLLHLPGAIIAGVLGVMLDMPIISLIALFKSPYMLFKGWHRLFHDLIGREGPFLETICVPFAGLAILLWPLAVVGAVSGSVVSSIFLGSYAGVVVYQESSFWLGLCYIIASLSLFDEYSNDVLDMPEGSCFPRPQFRKRPEARTSTHSSSFSRPNSFKNPPSHTASLKGSVIELRPLELFDNVFREAQRHGETMVFGGLITKEDIEDSKSKKANSKVIRIGLPAYCLLQALLRSAKANCTGLLLSDNVTEITSTNRPRDTFFDWFLNPLLIIKDQIKAINLSEAEEDYLGRLVLFNSSPEKLNSNIPESERRRAELDALARRLRGITASISRYPTYRRRFEYLVKTLSEDLAKKNGDSKSSHEQTIPRSRNGFARIFSQKSFKRKGSDTGSELTGSDQESRIVEIT, encoded by the exons ATGGAGCCTCCAGTGGGGGTGTTGGCTACTCTCTGgaattttctctttttcttgcCTTTCTTCATTGGGCTTCTTCTTCTGGGCATCATTAAAG GGATTGTTTTCTGCCCATTGATATGCCTTATTATGTCAATCGGAAACACTGCAATTATTGTGGGTCTTTGGCCAGCGCATAGTATCTGGACATATTATTGCATTGTGAG AGCTAAACAATTAGGGCCCATTTTGAAGCTTGTTCTCTGCATATGCGTCACTGTTCTCTTGATTTTGTGGCCACTGGTTGGCATTGTTGGGAGTATAATTGGTGGTGCTGCATATGGGCTTTTTGCGCCAATATTTGCCACTTTTGAAGCAGTTGGAGAAGGGAAGACTAATGAATTTTTCCATTGTATCTAT GATGGAACTTGGACCACTGTCCAAGGGACTTGTACCGTCATCAGGGATTTTATGGATGTTTGTTTCCATTCCTATTTCTCACTTATGGATGACTTGCGCCGCCAAGTGCCACCTGATGGCAAACGTTATGAGATCAG ATTGCTTCATCTTCCTGGTGCTATTATAGCTGGGGTACTTGGCGTCATGCTTGACATGCCAATTATTTCACTCATTGCCCTATTCAAGAGCCCTTATATGCTTTTCAAGGGGTGGCACCGTTTGTTTCATGATCTTATAGGTCGAGAAGGCCCATTTTTGGAGACTATATGTGTGCCATTTGCAGGTCTTGCCATCTTGCTCTGGCCATTGGCTGTTGTGGGTGCAGTATCAGGTTCTGTGGTATCAAGCATCTTCCTAGGTTCTTATGCTGGAGTGGTTGTTTATCAG GAGTCCTCTTTTTGGTTGGGGCTTTGTTATATCATTGCTTCGTTATCCTTGTTTGACGAATACAGCAATGATGTTCTTGACATGCCTGAAGGGTCCTGTTTTCCTAG GCCTCAGTTTAGAAAAAGGCCTGAAGCGCGAACTAGCACACATTCAAGTTCCTTTTCGAGGCCCAACTCTTTCAAAAACCCCCCTTCTCATACTGCTTCACTTAAGGGTTCCGTGATTGAGTTGAGGCCACTTGAG CTATTTGATAATGTATTTAGGGAGGCTCAACGCCATGGGGAAACCATGGTTTTTGGTGGACTAATAACTAaggaagacattgaagattccaAGTCTAAAAAGGCTAACAGCAAAGTAATAAGGATTGGCTTACCAGCTTATTGCCTCCTTCAGGCACTCCTCCGCTCTGCAAAAGCCAACTGTACTGGTTTGCTATTGA GTGACAATGTTACTGAGATTACTAGCACGAACAGACCAAGAGATACGTTCTTTGATTGGTTTCTTAATCCCCTCTTGATCATTAAAGACCAGATCAAAGCTATAAACCTTTCAGAGGCTGAAGAGGACTATCTTGGCAGATTAGTTCTATTCAACAGCAGTCCTGAGAAGTTAAATTCTAATATACCTGAGTCTGAGCGCAGACGAGCCGAACTCGATGCATTAGCTCGAAG GCTTCGAGGAATTACAGCATCTATCTCAAGGTATCCAACATACAGGCGGCgttttgaatatcttgtgaagaCCTTATCTGAAGATCTTGCCAAGAAGAATGGTGACAGCAAATCGAGCCATGAACAAACAATTCCAAGGTCCAGGAATGGTTTTGCCCGGATATTTAGCCAGAAATCTTTTAAAAGAAAAGGGAGCGACACTGGGTCTGAACTCACTGGATCCGATCAAGAGTCTAGGATTGTGGAAA
- the LOC131168231 gene encoding uncharacterized membrane protein At3g27390 isoform X2, which yields MSIGNTAIIVGLWPAHSIWTYYCIVRAKQLGPILKLVLCICVTVLLILWPLVGIVGSIIGGAAYGLFAPIFATFEAVGEGKTNEFFHCIYDGTWTTVQGTCTVIRDFMDVCFHSYFSLMDDLRRQVPPDGKRYEIRLLHLPGAIIAGVLGVMLDMPIISLIALFKSPYMLFKGWHRLFHDLIGREGPFLETICVPFAGLAILLWPLAVVGAVSGSVVSSIFLGSYAGVVVYQESSFWLGLCYIIASLSLFDEYSNDVLDMPEGSCFPRPQFRKRPEARTSTHSSSFSRPNSFKNPPSHTASLKGSVIELRPLELFDNVFREAQRHGETMVFGGLITKEDIEDSKSKKANSKVIRIGLPAYCLLQALLRSAKANCTGLLLSDNVTEITSTNRPRDTFFDWFLNPLLIIKDQIKAINLSEAEEDYLGRLVLFNSSPEKLNSNIPESERRRAELDALARRLRGITASISRYPTYRRRFEYLVKTLSEDLAKKNGDSKSSHEQTIPRSRNGFARIFSQKSFKRKGSDTGSELTGSDQESRIVEIT from the exons ATGTCAATCGGAAACACTGCAATTATTGTGGGTCTTTGGCCAGCGCATAGTATCTGGACATATTATTGCATTGTGAG AGCTAAACAATTAGGGCCCATTTTGAAGCTTGTTCTCTGCATATGCGTCACTGTTCTCTTGATTTTGTGGCCACTGGTTGGCATTGTTGGGAGTATAATTGGTGGTGCTGCATATGGGCTTTTTGCGCCAATATTTGCCACTTTTGAAGCAGTTGGAGAAGGGAAGACTAATGAATTTTTCCATTGTATCTAT GATGGAACTTGGACCACTGTCCAAGGGACTTGTACCGTCATCAGGGATTTTATGGATGTTTGTTTCCATTCCTATTTCTCACTTATGGATGACTTGCGCCGCCAAGTGCCACCTGATGGCAAACGTTATGAGATCAG ATTGCTTCATCTTCCTGGTGCTATTATAGCTGGGGTACTTGGCGTCATGCTTGACATGCCAATTATTTCACTCATTGCCCTATTCAAGAGCCCTTATATGCTTTTCAAGGGGTGGCACCGTTTGTTTCATGATCTTATAGGTCGAGAAGGCCCATTTTTGGAGACTATATGTGTGCCATTTGCAGGTCTTGCCATCTTGCTCTGGCCATTGGCTGTTGTGGGTGCAGTATCAGGTTCTGTGGTATCAAGCATCTTCCTAGGTTCTTATGCTGGAGTGGTTGTTTATCAG GAGTCCTCTTTTTGGTTGGGGCTTTGTTATATCATTGCTTCGTTATCCTTGTTTGACGAATACAGCAATGATGTTCTTGACATGCCTGAAGGGTCCTGTTTTCCTAG GCCTCAGTTTAGAAAAAGGCCTGAAGCGCGAACTAGCACACATTCAAGTTCCTTTTCGAGGCCCAACTCTTTCAAAAACCCCCCTTCTCATACTGCTTCACTTAAGGGTTCCGTGATTGAGTTGAGGCCACTTGAG CTATTTGATAATGTATTTAGGGAGGCTCAACGCCATGGGGAAACCATGGTTTTTGGTGGACTAATAACTAaggaagacattgaagattccaAGTCTAAAAAGGCTAACAGCAAAGTAATAAGGATTGGCTTACCAGCTTATTGCCTCCTTCAGGCACTCCTCCGCTCTGCAAAAGCCAACTGTACTGGTTTGCTATTGA GTGACAATGTTACTGAGATTACTAGCACGAACAGACCAAGAGATACGTTCTTTGATTGGTTTCTTAATCCCCTCTTGATCATTAAAGACCAGATCAAAGCTATAAACCTTTCAGAGGCTGAAGAGGACTATCTTGGCAGATTAGTTCTATTCAACAGCAGTCCTGAGAAGTTAAATTCTAATATACCTGAGTCTGAGCGCAGACGAGCCGAACTCGATGCATTAGCTCGAAG GCTTCGAGGAATTACAGCATCTATCTCAAGGTATCCAACATACAGGCGGCgttttgaatatcttgtgaagaCCTTATCTGAAGATCTTGCCAAGAAGAATGGTGACAGCAAATCGAGCCATGAACAAACAATTCCAAGGTCCAGGAATGGTTTTGCCCGGATATTTAGCCAGAAATCTTTTAAAAGAAAAGGGAGCGACACTGGGTCTGAACTCACTGGATCCGATCAAGAGTCTAGGATTGTGGAAA